The Dendropsophus ebraccatus isolate aDenEbr1 chromosome 3, aDenEbr1.pat, whole genome shotgun sequence genome includes a region encoding these proteins:
- the IL6ST gene encoding interleukin-6 receptor subunit beta isoform X2, translating into MRRLSVLCALCALLVAAAGRTLHNCVHITPQSPVVELHTNLTAFCILNQTCLQEFSYAITAQELYWKVGETEIPESHYTVINDSVSSVTFEPTPSMRDTVTCAFKLYGQTPRTLHGIFFRLGYPPEKPENLTCICNNVQTLTCTWEPGRPTIIPTTYTLRQYWRSEEKKACVAGDKKNSCTLNYPDFQLYINTEFILEAENDLGKAESDKLEFKDIINIVKPNPPEILSVSAVLQKVLRIEWKNPLTAPIILQYNIRYKPLGSSEWSEVPSDDLERTRTSFILQGLQTYTVYVISMRCKPNSTGFWSDWSKEHTGTTSESTPSQGPEFWRKISKTDSDEKRLVQLMWKELKSHANGIILGYNVTVKNATEVIDSFILEDTTCNITVPRGSYDVVLTAFNSQGSSPPSRLRIPSFTGEKEMQPADMKVNAFPKDGQLWVEWTPLKGVLGYVIEWCSNSESMDCDPEWQREPSTVTKTFLRGDIKPFVYYLIRLNPLYTDGKERPSYVGTYLQQGVPDVGPIVTTKASGKTWVTLLWQPVPLMKRKGFITNYTITCKGNDVSETIPVNASVTEYTLKSLAAKTTYSVYVTANTEEGGKPGLPFSLTTLPFDNGEVEAIVVSSSLGFLIFILVLCFLFCNKKEQIKKHIWPNVPDPSKSNIAQWSPQTPSRHESKRHPFQDGPFTDVSVVQITADKKEEDGDPDTKSVDPIKKNTSEGLSSGIGGSSCLSSPRLSVSDSEGISSAQNTSGTVQYSTVIMGGYQGQTPMFSRSESTQPLLISEERPDEQPSVSEDDTQTPSQYFKQNFTAEDGGRIQEPPPTAQEPPAQVLHLAGFSKGLDNLDFNVNPDDQPQEDEAKTYLPQTARRGGYLPQ; encoded by the exons ATGAGGCGACTTTCTGTCCTGTGcgccctctgtgccctcctcgTGGCTGCGG CGGGCCGCACGTTGCATAACTGCGTCCACATCACCCCCCAGTCCCCCGTTGTGGAGCTGCACACGAACCTGACGGCGTTCTGCATCCTGAACCAGACCTGCTTACAGGAGTTCAGCTACGCCATCACCGCCCAGGAGCTGTACTGGAAAGTGGGGGAAACCGAGATACCGGAGAGCCACTACACCGTGATCAATGACAGCGTCTCCAGCGTCACCTTCGAGCCCACGCCCTCCATGCGGGATACCGTCACCTGCGCCTTCAAGCTGTACGGACAGACCCCCAGGACCCTCCATGGAATCTTCTTCCGCTTGGGCT ATCCTCCAGAGAAGCCAGAGAACCTGACCTGCATTTGTAATAATGTGCAGACCCTGACCTGTACCTGGGAGCCCGGAAGACCCACCATCATCCCCACCACATACACCCTGAGACAATACTG GAGAAGCGAGGAGAAAAAGGCTTGTGTAGCCGGAGACAAAAAGAACTCCTGTACCTTAAATTACCCGGACTTCCAACTATACATCAACACAGAGTTTATTTTGGAAGCTGAAAATGACCTCGGCAAAGCGGAATCGGACAAACTAGAGTTTAAAGATATTATCAATATTG TTAAGCCCAACCCTCCGGAGATTCTGAGTGTGTCGGCTGTGCTGCAGAAAGTGTTGAGAATTgaatggaaaaaccctttaaccgCTCCTATAATACTGCAATACAACATCCGCTACAAGCCCCTAGGCAGCAGTGAATGGAGTGAG GTCCCTTCAGATGACCTTGAAAGAACTAGAACGTCATTCATACTACAAGGACTTCAGACGTATACGGTCTATGTCATAAGTATGCGCTGTAAGCCGAACAGTACGGGATTCTGGAGTGACTGGAGCAAGGAACATACAGGCACCACCTCTGAGTCAA CACCGTCTCAAGGGCCCGAATTTTGGAGGAAGATCAGCAAAACTGACTCCGATGAGAAGCGATTGGTCCAGCTGATGTGGAAG GAATTAAAGTCGCACGCAAATGGTATAATCCTGGGATACAACGTGACCGTGAAGAACGCTACAGAAGTCATTGACTCGTTCATTTTGGAGGACACCACATGTAATATTACAGTCCCCAGAGGTTCCTATGATGTTGTCCTCACTGCTTTCAACAGCCAGGGCTCCTCTCCTCCATCCAGACTGAGGATCCCATCGTTTACTGGTGAAAAAG AGATGCAGCCTGCAGATATGAAAGTCAATGCGTTTCCCAAAGACGGACAACTCTGGGTGGAGTGGACTCCATTGAAAGGAGTGCTCGGCTATGTCATTGAGTGGTGCAGTAACTCCGAGTCTATGGACTGTGACCCTGAGTGGCAGAGGGAGCCGAGTACTGTGACCAAAACATTCCTGAGAG GTGACATAAAACCTTTTGTGTATTACCTGATCAGACTGAATCCACTGTATACAGATGGGAAGGAGAGACCCAGCTATGTGGGGACTTACCTGCAGCAAGGAG TTCCTGACGTTGGACCCATTGTCACCACAAAGGCCAGCGGGAAGACCTGGGTCACTCTCCTGTGGCAACCGGTCCCTCTAATGAAACGAAAGGGCTTCATCACAAATTACACAATAACATGCAAGGGGAATGACGTCTCAGAGA CTATCCCAGTGAATGCGTCAGTAACGGAGTACACACTGAAATCCTTAGCAGCCAAAACCACCTACAGCGTTTATGTGACTGCAAACACTGAGGAAGGCGGGAAGCCCGGGCTCCCATTCAGCTTGACCACACTGCCATTCG ACAATGGGGAGGTGGAAGCCATCGTGGTGTCATCTAGTCTCGGCTTTCTGATCTTCATCCTTGTTCTGTGCTTCTTGTTTTGTAATAAGAAAGAGCA AATTAAGAAGCACATTTGGCCCAATGTTCCAGATCCTTCCAAGAGTAACATTGCTCAGTGGTCCCCTCAGACTCCCAGCCGG CACGAGTCCAAGCGGCACCCATTCCAGGACGGTCCTTTTACAGACGTCAGCGTGGTACAAATAACCGCAGACAAGAAGGAAGAAGATGGCGATCCGGACACCAAGTCTGTGGATCCGATAAAGAAGAATACGTCGGAGGGGTTGAGCAGTGGCATTGGGGGCTCCTCCTGTCTATCCTCTCCGCGTCTGAGCGTCTCTGACAGCGAGGGGATATCCAGTGCGCAGAACACGTCCGGCACCGTGCAGTATTCAACCGTTATTATGGGCGGGTACCAGGGTCAGACCCCCATGTTCTCCAGGTCGGAGTCCACCCAGCCGCTGCTCATCTCCGAGGAGAGACCGGACGAGCAGCCATCAGTCTCCGAGGACGACACCCAGACCCCCAGCCAGTATTTTAAGCAGAATTTCACAGCCGAGGATGGAGGCCGAATCCAAGAGCCTCCCCCCACTGCCCAGGAGCCGCCGGCTCAGGTCCTGCACCTCGCTGGGTTCAGTAAGGGACTTGATAACCTGGACTTTAATGTCAATCCTGACGATCAACCACAAGAGGATGAAGCCAAAACTTATTTACCTCAGACTGCGAGGCGAGGAGGTTACTTACCCCAATAG
- the IL6ST gene encoding interleukin-6 receptor subunit beta isoform X1 — MRRLSVLCALCALLVAAAGRTLHNCVHITPQSPVVELHTNLTAFCILNQTCLQEFSYAITAQELYWKVGETEIPESHYTVINDSVSSVTFEPTPSMRDTVTCAFKLYGQTPRTLHGIFFRLGYPPEKPENLTCICNNVQTLTCTWEPGRPTIIPTTYTLRQYWVGPDLVSNTEMMQNLTPSASPQIPRPFTSRRSEEKKACVAGDKKNSCTLNYPDFQLYINTEFILEAENDLGKAESDKLEFKDIINIVKPNPPEILSVSAVLQKVLRIEWKNPLTAPIILQYNIRYKPLGSSEWSEVPSDDLERTRTSFILQGLQTYTVYVISMRCKPNSTGFWSDWSKEHTGTTSESTPSQGPEFWRKISKTDSDEKRLVQLMWKELKSHANGIILGYNVTVKNATEVIDSFILEDTTCNITVPRGSYDVVLTAFNSQGSSPPSRLRIPSFTGEKEMQPADMKVNAFPKDGQLWVEWTPLKGVLGYVIEWCSNSESMDCDPEWQREPSTVTKTFLRGDIKPFVYYLIRLNPLYTDGKERPSYVGTYLQQGVPDVGPIVTTKASGKTWVTLLWQPVPLMKRKGFITNYTITCKGNDVSETIPVNASVTEYTLKSLAAKTTYSVYVTANTEEGGKPGLPFSLTTLPFDNGEVEAIVVSSSLGFLIFILVLCFLFCNKKEQIKKHIWPNVPDPSKSNIAQWSPQTPSRHESKRHPFQDGPFTDVSVVQITADKKEEDGDPDTKSVDPIKKNTSEGLSSGIGGSSCLSSPRLSVSDSEGISSAQNTSGTVQYSTVIMGGYQGQTPMFSRSESTQPLLISEERPDEQPSVSEDDTQTPSQYFKQNFTAEDGGRIQEPPPTAQEPPAQVLHLAGFSKGLDNLDFNVNPDDQPQEDEAKTYLPQTARRGGYLPQ, encoded by the exons ATGAGGCGACTTTCTGTCCTGTGcgccctctgtgccctcctcgTGGCTGCGG CGGGCCGCACGTTGCATAACTGCGTCCACATCACCCCCCAGTCCCCCGTTGTGGAGCTGCACACGAACCTGACGGCGTTCTGCATCCTGAACCAGACCTGCTTACAGGAGTTCAGCTACGCCATCACCGCCCAGGAGCTGTACTGGAAAGTGGGGGAAACCGAGATACCGGAGAGCCACTACACCGTGATCAATGACAGCGTCTCCAGCGTCACCTTCGAGCCCACGCCCTCCATGCGGGATACCGTCACCTGCGCCTTCAAGCTGTACGGACAGACCCCCAGGACCCTCCATGGAATCTTCTTCCGCTTGGGCT ATCCTCCAGAGAAGCCAGAGAACCTGACCTGCATTTGTAATAATGTGCAGACCCTGACCTGTACCTGGGAGCCCGGAAGACCCACCATCATCCCCACCACATACACCCTGAGACAATACTG GGTGGGACCGGACCTGGTCAGTAACACTGAAATGATGCAAAACCTAACCCCTTCTGCCTCTCCCCAAATACCGAGACCATTTACGTCCAG GAGAAGCGAGGAGAAAAAGGCTTGTGTAGCCGGAGACAAAAAGAACTCCTGTACCTTAAATTACCCGGACTTCCAACTATACATCAACACAGAGTTTATTTTGGAAGCTGAAAATGACCTCGGCAAAGCGGAATCGGACAAACTAGAGTTTAAAGATATTATCAATATTG TTAAGCCCAACCCTCCGGAGATTCTGAGTGTGTCGGCTGTGCTGCAGAAAGTGTTGAGAATTgaatggaaaaaccctttaaccgCTCCTATAATACTGCAATACAACATCCGCTACAAGCCCCTAGGCAGCAGTGAATGGAGTGAG GTCCCTTCAGATGACCTTGAAAGAACTAGAACGTCATTCATACTACAAGGACTTCAGACGTATACGGTCTATGTCATAAGTATGCGCTGTAAGCCGAACAGTACGGGATTCTGGAGTGACTGGAGCAAGGAACATACAGGCACCACCTCTGAGTCAA CACCGTCTCAAGGGCCCGAATTTTGGAGGAAGATCAGCAAAACTGACTCCGATGAGAAGCGATTGGTCCAGCTGATGTGGAAG GAATTAAAGTCGCACGCAAATGGTATAATCCTGGGATACAACGTGACCGTGAAGAACGCTACAGAAGTCATTGACTCGTTCATTTTGGAGGACACCACATGTAATATTACAGTCCCCAGAGGTTCCTATGATGTTGTCCTCACTGCTTTCAACAGCCAGGGCTCCTCTCCTCCATCCAGACTGAGGATCCCATCGTTTACTGGTGAAAAAG AGATGCAGCCTGCAGATATGAAAGTCAATGCGTTTCCCAAAGACGGACAACTCTGGGTGGAGTGGACTCCATTGAAAGGAGTGCTCGGCTATGTCATTGAGTGGTGCAGTAACTCCGAGTCTATGGACTGTGACCCTGAGTGGCAGAGGGAGCCGAGTACTGTGACCAAAACATTCCTGAGAG GTGACATAAAACCTTTTGTGTATTACCTGATCAGACTGAATCCACTGTATACAGATGGGAAGGAGAGACCCAGCTATGTGGGGACTTACCTGCAGCAAGGAG TTCCTGACGTTGGACCCATTGTCACCACAAAGGCCAGCGGGAAGACCTGGGTCACTCTCCTGTGGCAACCGGTCCCTCTAATGAAACGAAAGGGCTTCATCACAAATTACACAATAACATGCAAGGGGAATGACGTCTCAGAGA CTATCCCAGTGAATGCGTCAGTAACGGAGTACACACTGAAATCCTTAGCAGCCAAAACCACCTACAGCGTTTATGTGACTGCAAACACTGAGGAAGGCGGGAAGCCCGGGCTCCCATTCAGCTTGACCACACTGCCATTCG ACAATGGGGAGGTGGAAGCCATCGTGGTGTCATCTAGTCTCGGCTTTCTGATCTTCATCCTTGTTCTGTGCTTCTTGTTTTGTAATAAGAAAGAGCA AATTAAGAAGCACATTTGGCCCAATGTTCCAGATCCTTCCAAGAGTAACATTGCTCAGTGGTCCCCTCAGACTCCCAGCCGG CACGAGTCCAAGCGGCACCCATTCCAGGACGGTCCTTTTACAGACGTCAGCGTGGTACAAATAACCGCAGACAAGAAGGAAGAAGATGGCGATCCGGACACCAAGTCTGTGGATCCGATAAAGAAGAATACGTCGGAGGGGTTGAGCAGTGGCATTGGGGGCTCCTCCTGTCTATCCTCTCCGCGTCTGAGCGTCTCTGACAGCGAGGGGATATCCAGTGCGCAGAACACGTCCGGCACCGTGCAGTATTCAACCGTTATTATGGGCGGGTACCAGGGTCAGACCCCCATGTTCTCCAGGTCGGAGTCCACCCAGCCGCTGCTCATCTCCGAGGAGAGACCGGACGAGCAGCCATCAGTCTCCGAGGACGACACCCAGACCCCCAGCCAGTATTTTAAGCAGAATTTCACAGCCGAGGATGGAGGCCGAATCCAAGAGCCTCCCCCCACTGCCCAGGAGCCGCCGGCTCAGGTCCTGCACCTCGCTGGGTTCAGTAAGGGACTTGATAACCTGGACTTTAATGTCAATCCTGACGATCAACCACAAGAGGATGAAGCCAAAACTTATTTACCTCAGACTGCGAGGCGAGGAGGTTACTTACCCCAATAG